In a genomic window of Epinephelus fuscoguttatus linkage group LG23, E.fuscoguttatus.final_Chr_v1:
- the LOC125883471 gene encoding transferrin receptor protein 2-like — MDTVRTRLTQSPSVGGAEDEEVGGAQRVEMRFVTREEEEEAGQGSDITALVLPYRHGYRKASVFLCVCVVVVVFVIAFLLAYAVFGARLHCSQVKGLGEEDEERGGGAKPPAEGGAGLYLGELRVMMRRLLQDEDIHDTVSRVSRANHPPGSSEGTSLASEILRRFKLLQMDHTWTESLYATLQFPHRSQRSSLSLVDSTGLISEQISLNPSDFCPYSATGSATGGVVYANYGRPEDFNWLKSAGVSVVGCVVVMRVGGGVSFAEKVWLAEKSGASGALIYPDPADLPQDPDAGLNAHTAISLCVAQSQVHLGSGDPFTPGFPSFNHTQFPSIQSSGLPLIPALPISATVAAKLLSQLSGPSCPSSWRSRLPYVRCVVGPEFSSGRRVKMSVHNVMTPVLLNNIFSSLEGRDEPDQYIILGAQRDSLGPGAAKSGVGTAILLELARTFSAMVKNGFSPRRSLLFVSWDGGDFGNVGATEWLEGYLSMLHLKAVAYFSLDQAVMGDDVLSAYSSPLLVDLLDAAIRQVEHPRHAGQTIFSQAEREGGSWRIMKPLYLNSGAYSFTAFAGVPAMELRFTEERVYPFVNTPLDTTSRLQEVLGGRLGVTGRSLGELVGEMVLRLAHDHILPLRIDSYAQAVLQFSAQLNKHSAELQVRSLTSPESLC; from the exons ATGGACACCGTCAGGACTCGTCTGACTCAG TCTCCTTCAGTGGGCGGGGCCGAGGATGAGGAGGTAGGAGGAGCTCAGAGGGTGGAGATGAGGTTTGTGAcacgagaggaggaggaggaggcggggcagggcagtgacatcacagcacTGGTGCTGCCTTATCGCCACGGTTACCGCAAAGCCAgcgtgttcctgtgtgtgtgtgtggttgtcgTCGTCTTTGTCAtcg CATTTCTATTGGCCTACGCAGTGTTTGGTGCGCGGCTCCATTGCTCCCAGGTGAAGGGGCTgggggaggaggatgaggagcgTGGGGGCGGGGCTAAACCACCTGCAGAGGGAGGGGCGGGGCTTTATCTGGGAGAGCtgagggtgatgatgaggaggcTGCTGCAGGATGAAGACATCCACGACActgtcag TCGAGTCAGCAGAGCCAATCATCCTCCAGGTTCCTCAGAGGGGACGTCTCTGGCCTCAGAGATCCTGCGCCGCTTCAAACTGCTGCAGATGGATCACACCTGGACCGAGTCTCTGTACGCCACGCTGCAGTTCCCCCACAG gTCTCAGAGGAGCTCTCTGTCGCTGGTGGACTCTACAGGACTGATCTCAGAACAGATCTCTCTGAACCCATCTGACTTCTGTCCATACAGCGCCACAGGAAGTGCCACG gggGGCGTGGTCTATGCTAACTACGGCCGCCCGGAGGATTTTAATTGGCTGAAGAGTGCGGGTGTATCTGTGGTTGGCTGTGTGGTGGTGATGCGTGTTGGAGGCGGGGTCAGTTTTGCTGAGAAGGTGTGGTTGGCTGAGAAGAGCGGGGCAAGTGGAGCTTTGATCTACCCCGACCCGGCTGACCTGCCGCAGGACCCCGACGCCGGCCTGAACGCACACACCGC CATCTCCCTCTGTGTCGCCCAATCACAGGTCCACCTGGGGTCAGGTGACCCCTTCACCCCTGGCTTCCCGTCCTTCAATCATACTCAGTTCCCGTCCATCCAGTCCTCCGGCCTGCCGCTCATCCCAGCCCTGCCAATCAGTGCCACAGTAGCTGCCAAGCTGCTCAG CCAGCTGTCAGGTCCATCCTGTCCTTCGTCATGGCGGAGTCGACTGCCATATGTGCGCTGTGTGGTCGGTCCAGAGTTCAGCTCCGGACGCAGAGTCAAGATGTCGGTCCACAACGTCATGACACCAGTCCTGCTAAACAACATCTTCTCATCTCTGGAGGGCCGAGACGAGCCAG ACCAGTACATCATACTGGGAGCTCAGAGGGACTCACTGGGTCCAGGAGCTGCGAAGTCTGGAGTTGGAACAGCGATCCTTCTGGAGCTGGCTCGGACCTTCTCTGCCATGGTGAAGAATG GTTTCAGCCCCAGGCGCAGTTTGCTGTTTGTCAGCTGGGATGGTGGAGATTTTGGGAACGTTGGAGCAACTGAATGGCTGGAG GGTTACCTGTCCATGCTGCACCTGAAGGCTGTGGCCTACTTCAGTCTGGATCAGGCTGTCATGG gtgatgATGTCCTGTCAGCGTACTCCAGTCCTCTGCTAGTCGACCTGCTGGATGCTGCCATCAGACAG GTGGAGCATCCGAGACATGCAGGTCAGACCATCTTCAGTCAGgcggagagggaggggggcagCTGGAGGAT AATGAAGCCACTATACCTGAACAGTGGAGCGTACAGCTTCACAGCGTTTGCAGGAGTTCCGGCTATGGAGCTCAGATTCACTGAG GAGCGAGTGTACCCATTCGTCAACACGCCATTGGACACCACCTCTCGCCTACAGGAGGTGCTGGGGGGTCGTCTGGGGGTCACAGGACGGAGCTTAGGGGAGCTGGTTGGGGAGATGGTGCTGCGATTGGCCCACGACCACATCCTGCCGCTACGCATCGATTCCTACGCTCAGGCAGTGCTGCAGTTCAGCGCTCAGCTGAACAAACACTCTGCTGAGCTGCAGGTACGCtctctgacctcacctgagtcaCTGTGCTGA